One Osmerus eperlanus chromosome 13, fOsmEpe2.1, whole genome shotgun sequence genomic region harbors:
- the brd8b gene encoding bromodomain-containing protein 8 isoform X4: MASGVGKHKMQAVGPKEPWSVREKLCLASSVMRSGDQNWVSVSRAIKPFSESGRPPDWFSQKHCASQYSELLETTEAPKRKRGEKGEVVETIEDVIVRRLTAERIEELKRLLRETQEKYRKLKKEVDLIQSGHLDSQLMELWAEVSQKKKQEEEEADLKKKATETAYQARQAVKNTPKRVPSVTVRSPLGASPASLEGAQVDAPAPPMDTATPSTEDTSANSVAQVVGVFLPASETPAAGPKEGSLGPLVDDSPQKRLLSQKSTPPPSPLLSELLKKGSLISSSPRLVVDGEAGAGLANGVPAAIAAIPADTSSLSRPMESLVPPTTVAPPPPLASPVPPSSEPGVEAVKVGPELGEEAGLVEEDLVSVSYMGDELDLETVGDIIAIIEEKVDDSVEALDAAAVEAALSLCEEAVSGGHSLSGPWESQEASEPGATVQADPIQELQDGDTTEANPGGMEPQGQTEAETEQEQPEEERGDEGVESQEVGGTDGVTPSVALDNSPAGNEVTEDEVTGEEGTLCATVKSEGEEWTQPEPPCLDSEDSSISGKESKEVKDEDAGSDGDPDEGMELKEELGEGEGHYLSEVEPAASESEDGYGLSSQRYTTADSLASSPASSQFSICGEDQEAVQAQKIWKKAIMLVWRAAANHRYASVFLQPVSDDIAPGYHSIVHRPMDLSAIKKSIESGQIRTTAEFQRDIMLMFQNAVMYNSSDHDVFHMALEMQRDVLEHVQQFLATQLIMQTSESAVSTKSLRGREGGRKPGEPVEKDSVPMASPAFLLSLFDGGTRGRRSAIEADLKMKK, from the exons ATGGCGAGCGGAGTCGGGA AACACAAGATGCAGGCGGTTGGGCCGAAAGAACCATGGTCAGTGAGAGAAAAACTGTGCCTTGCATCATCTGTTATGAGAAGTGGAGACCAAAACTG GGTCTCAGTAAGCCGAGCCATCAAGCCTTTCTCTGAGTCTGGGCGCCCCCCTGACTGGTTTTCCCAGAAG CACTGTGCCTCTCAATACTCTGAGCTGCTGGAGACCACAGAGGCCCCAAA GCGTAAACgtggggagaagggagaagtgGTGGAAACTATTGAGGATGTTATTGTAAGGAGACTAACCGCTGAGAGGATAGAGGAGCTGAAGAGACtgctgagagagacacaggagaaaTACAG GAAGCTTAAAAAGGAGGTGGATCTGATCCAGAGTGGTCACCTGGACTCCCAGCTGATGGAGCTGTGGGCAGAGGTTTCCCA AAAGAAGaagcaggaagaagaggaggcagaCTTAAAGAAGAAGGCAACAGAAACAGCCTATCAGG CTCGCCAGGCAGTGAAGAACACCCCCAAGCGGGTGCCCAGCGTGACGGTGCGCTCCCCCCTGGGGGCCAGCCCCGCCAGCCTGGAGGGCGCCCAGGTCGACGCCCCTGCACCCCCCATGGACACAGCCACGCCCTCCACCGAGGACACCTCAGCTAATAGCGTG GCCCAGGTTGTAGGTGTGTTCCTGCCTGCTTCCGAGACTCCAGCGGCAGGGCCTAAAGAGGGAAGCTTGGGGCCTCTGGTAGACGACTCCCCACAGAAGAGGCTTCTCAGTCAGAAGTCCACCccgccaccctcccccctcctctctgagtTGCTGAAGAAAGGCAGCCTAATATCTTCTAGTCCGAGATTG GTGGTCGATGGAGAAGCTGGAGCTGGATTGGCTAATGGAGTTCCAGCTGCCATTGCTGCTATCCCCGCAG atACGTCTTCCTTGTCTCGTCCAATGGAAAGTCTTGTTCCCCCCACCACtgttgctcctccccctcccctggccaGCCCTGTTCCACCCAGCTCAG AACCAGGAGTTGAGGCTGTAAAGGTGGGGCCAGAGCTTGGCGAGGAGGCGGGGCTTGTAGAGGAAGATTTGGTGTCCGTCTCCTACATGGGGGACGAGCTTGACCTGGAGACAGTGGGGGACATCATCGCCATCATTGAGGAGAag GTGGATGACTCTGTGGAGGCTCTGGACGCGGCGGCGGTGGaggccgctctctccctctgtgaagAGGCCGTCTCTGGGGGACACTCCCTCTCCGGCCCCTGGGAGTCCCAGGAGGCGTCAGAGCCGGGGGCCACAGTACAAGCAGATCCCATTCAGGAGCTTCAGGACGGGGATACAACAGAAGCTAACCCCGGGGGGATGGAGCCTCAGGGACAAACGGAGGCAGAAACTGAACAGGAGcagccagaggaggagaggggggatgagggggttgAAAGCCAGGAAGTTGGGGGCACTGATGGTGTCACTCCCTCTGTTGCCCTTGACAACAGCCCGGCAGGAAATGAGgtcacagaggatgaggttacCGGAGAGGAAGGGACACTGTGCGCCACTGTGAAAAGTGAAGGTGAAGAGTGGACACAGCCGGAACCCCCTTGTCTAG ACTCAGAGGATAGTTCTATCTCGGGAAAGGAGTCCAAG gagGTGAAGGATGAGGACGCAGGAAGCGATGGAGATCCCGACGAAGGCATGGAACTGAAGGAGGaactaggagagggggaggggcactaCCTGTCAGAAGTGGAGCCAGCAGCCAGTGAGAGCGAGGACGGCTATGGCCTCTCCTCCCAGCGCTACACCACAGCCGATTCGCTGGCCAGCAGCCCCGCCTCCTCTCAGTT TTCTATATGTGGGGAGGACCAGGAGGCTGTCCAGGCTCAGAAGATCTGGAAGAAAGCCATCATGCTGGTGTGGAGAGCAGCGGCCAATCACAG ATACGCCAGTGTGTTCCTGCAGCCTGTGTCCGACGACATCGCCCCCGGTTACCACAGTATCGTACACAG GCCCATGGACCTGTCGGCCATCAAGAAAAGCATAGAGTCTGGTCAGATCCGCACCACGGCCGAGTTCCAGCGCGACATCATGCTGATGttccagaacgccgtcatgtaCAACAGCTCGGACCACGACGTGTTCCACATGGCGCTGGAGATGCAGCGCGACGTCCTGGAGCACGTGCAGCAGTTCCTCGCCACGCAGCTCATCATGCAGACCTCCGAGTCGGCCGTCAGCACCAAGAGCCTGCGGGGCCGCGAGGGGGGCCGCAAGCCCGGGGAGCCTGTCGAGAAG GACAGTGTCCCAATGGCTTCTCccgctttccttctctctctcttt GACGGGGGCACCAGGGGGCGCCGTTCTGCCATCGAAGCTGACCTCAAGATGAAGAAATAA
- the brd8b gene encoding bromodomain-containing protein 8 isoform X1: MASGVGKHKMQAVGPKEPWSVREKLCLASSVMRSGDQNWVSVSRAIKPFSESGRPPDWFSQKHCASQYSELLETTEAPKRKRGEKGEVVETIEDVIVRRLTAERIEELKRLLRETQEKYRKLKKEVDLIQSGHLDSQLMELWAEVSQKKKQEEEEADLKKKATETAYQARQAVKNTPKRVPSVTVRSPLGASPASLEGAQVDAPAPPMDTATPSTEDTSANSVAQVVGVFLPASETPAAGPKEGSLGPLVDDSPQKRLLSQKSTPPPSPLLSELLKKGSLISSSPRLVVDGEAGAGLANGVPAAIAAIPADTSSLSRPMESLVPPTTVAPPPPLASPVPPSSEPGVEAVKVGPELGEEAGLVEEDLVSVSYMGDELDLETVGDIIAIIEEKVDDSVEALDAAAVEAALSLCEEAVSGGHSLSGPWESQEASEPGATVQADPIQELQDGDTTEANPGGMEPQGQTEAETEQEQPEEERGDEGVESQEVGGTDGVTPSVALDNSPAGNEVTEDEVTGEEGTLCATVKSEGEEWTQPEPPCLDSEDSSISGKESKEVKDEDAGSDGDPDEGMELKEELGEGEGHYLSEVEPAASESEDGYGLSSQRYTTADSLASSPASSQFSICGEDQEAVQAQKIWKKAIMLVWRAAANHRYASVFLQPVSDDIAPGYHSIVHRPMDLSAIKKSIESGQIRTTAEFQRDIMLMFQNAVMYNSSDHDVFHMALEMQRDVLEHVQQFLATQLIMQTSESAVSTKSLRGREGGRKPGEPVEKDSVPMASPAFLLSLFVSIQVKGQTSPGQVTRILCFNVSVTHTDRLPIHVHTHTHTNSPVFTSVTHTKYIHPLLRHALNTLNTRHPSRGPSVTVSGTDPFWLCMFVCVRCVCTFACGSSFSFSCTQWFSWT; encoded by the exons ATGGCGAGCGGAGTCGGGA AACACAAGATGCAGGCGGTTGGGCCGAAAGAACCATGGTCAGTGAGAGAAAAACTGTGCCTTGCATCATCTGTTATGAGAAGTGGAGACCAAAACTG GGTCTCAGTAAGCCGAGCCATCAAGCCTTTCTCTGAGTCTGGGCGCCCCCCTGACTGGTTTTCCCAGAAG CACTGTGCCTCTCAATACTCTGAGCTGCTGGAGACCACAGAGGCCCCAAA GCGTAAACgtggggagaagggagaagtgGTGGAAACTATTGAGGATGTTATTGTAAGGAGACTAACCGCTGAGAGGATAGAGGAGCTGAAGAGACtgctgagagagacacaggagaaaTACAG GAAGCTTAAAAAGGAGGTGGATCTGATCCAGAGTGGTCACCTGGACTCCCAGCTGATGGAGCTGTGGGCAGAGGTTTCCCA AAAGAAGaagcaggaagaagaggaggcagaCTTAAAGAAGAAGGCAACAGAAACAGCCTATCAGG CTCGCCAGGCAGTGAAGAACACCCCCAAGCGGGTGCCCAGCGTGACGGTGCGCTCCCCCCTGGGGGCCAGCCCCGCCAGCCTGGAGGGCGCCCAGGTCGACGCCCCTGCACCCCCCATGGACACAGCCACGCCCTCCACCGAGGACACCTCAGCTAATAGCGTG GCCCAGGTTGTAGGTGTGTTCCTGCCTGCTTCCGAGACTCCAGCGGCAGGGCCTAAAGAGGGAAGCTTGGGGCCTCTGGTAGACGACTCCCCACAGAAGAGGCTTCTCAGTCAGAAGTCCACCccgccaccctcccccctcctctctgagtTGCTGAAGAAAGGCAGCCTAATATCTTCTAGTCCGAGATTG GTGGTCGATGGAGAAGCTGGAGCTGGATTGGCTAATGGAGTTCCAGCTGCCATTGCTGCTATCCCCGCAG atACGTCTTCCTTGTCTCGTCCAATGGAAAGTCTTGTTCCCCCCACCACtgttgctcctccccctcccctggccaGCCCTGTTCCACCCAGCTCAG AACCAGGAGTTGAGGCTGTAAAGGTGGGGCCAGAGCTTGGCGAGGAGGCGGGGCTTGTAGAGGAAGATTTGGTGTCCGTCTCCTACATGGGGGACGAGCTTGACCTGGAGACAGTGGGGGACATCATCGCCATCATTGAGGAGAag GTGGATGACTCTGTGGAGGCTCTGGACGCGGCGGCGGTGGaggccgctctctccctctgtgaagAGGCCGTCTCTGGGGGACACTCCCTCTCCGGCCCCTGGGAGTCCCAGGAGGCGTCAGAGCCGGGGGCCACAGTACAAGCAGATCCCATTCAGGAGCTTCAGGACGGGGATACAACAGAAGCTAACCCCGGGGGGATGGAGCCTCAGGGACAAACGGAGGCAGAAACTGAACAGGAGcagccagaggaggagaggggggatgagggggttgAAAGCCAGGAAGTTGGGGGCACTGATGGTGTCACTCCCTCTGTTGCCCTTGACAACAGCCCGGCAGGAAATGAGgtcacagaggatgaggttacCGGAGAGGAAGGGACACTGTGCGCCACTGTGAAAAGTGAAGGTGAAGAGTGGACACAGCCGGAACCCCCTTGTCTAG ACTCAGAGGATAGTTCTATCTCGGGAAAGGAGTCCAAG gagGTGAAGGATGAGGACGCAGGAAGCGATGGAGATCCCGACGAAGGCATGGAACTGAAGGAGGaactaggagagggggaggggcactaCCTGTCAGAAGTGGAGCCAGCAGCCAGTGAGAGCGAGGACGGCTATGGCCTCTCCTCCCAGCGCTACACCACAGCCGATTCGCTGGCCAGCAGCCCCGCCTCCTCTCAGTT TTCTATATGTGGGGAGGACCAGGAGGCTGTCCAGGCTCAGAAGATCTGGAAGAAAGCCATCATGCTGGTGTGGAGAGCAGCGGCCAATCACAG ATACGCCAGTGTGTTCCTGCAGCCTGTGTCCGACGACATCGCCCCCGGTTACCACAGTATCGTACACAG GCCCATGGACCTGTCGGCCATCAAGAAAAGCATAGAGTCTGGTCAGATCCGCACCACGGCCGAGTTCCAGCGCGACATCATGCTGATGttccagaacgccgtcatgtaCAACAGCTCGGACCACGACGTGTTCCACATGGCGCTGGAGATGCAGCGCGACGTCCTGGAGCACGTGCAGCAGTTCCTCGCCACGCAGCTCATCATGCAGACCTCCGAGTCGGCCGTCAGCACCAAGAGCCTGCGGGGCCGCGAGGGGGGCCGCAAGCCCGGGGAGCCTGTCGAGAAG GACAGTGTCCCAATGGCTTCTCccgctttccttctctctctctttgtaagtattcaggtcaaaggtcaaacgtCACCAGGTCAAGTCACGCGCATACTCTGTTTCAACgtctctgttacacacacagacaggcttccaatacacgtacacacgcacacacacactaactcacccGTGTTTacatcagtcacacacactaaatacatccaccctctcctccgacATGCTCTGAACACTCTTAACACTCGTCACCCAAGTCGTGGACCTTCAGTAACCGTTTCTGGAACAGACCCATTCTggttatgtatgtttgtgtgtgtaaggtgtgtgtgtacgtttgcgTGTGGTTCCTCATTTTCCTTCTCGTGTACCCAGTGGTTCTCCTGGACGTGA
- the brd8b gene encoding bromodomain-containing protein 8 isoform X3, which produces MASGVGKHKMQAVGPKEPWSVREKLCLASSVMRSGDQNWVSVSRAIKPFSESGRPPDWFSQKHCASQYSELLETTEAPKRKRGEKGEVVETIEDVIVRRLTAERIEELKRLLRETQEKYRKLKKEVDLIQSGHLDSQLMELWAEVSQKKKQEEEEADLKKKATETAYQARQAVKNTPKRVPSVTVRSPLGASPASLEGAQVDAPAPPMDTATPSTEDTSANSVAQVVGVFLPASETPAAGPKEGSLGPLVDDSPQKRLLSQKSTPPPSPLLSELLKKGSLISSSPRLVVDGEAGAGLANGVPAAIAAIPAEPGVEAVKVGPELGEEAGLVEEDLVSVSYMGDELDLETVGDIIAIIEEKVDDSVEALDAAAVEAALSLCEEAVSGGHSLSGPWESQEASEPGATVQADPIQELQDGDTTEANPGGMEPQGQTEAETEQEQPEEERGDEGVESQEVGGTDGVTPSVALDNSPAGNEVTEDEVTGEEGTLCATVKSEGEEWTQPEPPCLDSEDSSISGKESKEVKDEDAGSDGDPDEGMELKEELGEGEGHYLSEVEPAASESEDGYGLSSQRYTTADSLASSPASSQFSICGEDQEAVQAQKIWKKAIMLVWRAAANHRYASVFLQPVSDDIAPGYHSIVHRPMDLSAIKKSIESGQIRTTAEFQRDIMLMFQNAVMYNSSDHDVFHMALEMQRDVLEHVQQFLATQLIMQTSESAVSTKSLRGREGGRKPGEPVEKDSVPMASPAFLLSLFVSIQVKGQTSPGQVTRILCFNVSVTHTDRLPIHVHTHTHTNSPVFTSVTHTKYIHPLLRHALNTLNTRHPSRGPSVTVSGTDPFWLCMFVCVRCVCTFACGSSFSFSCTQWFSWT; this is translated from the exons ATGGCGAGCGGAGTCGGGA AACACAAGATGCAGGCGGTTGGGCCGAAAGAACCATGGTCAGTGAGAGAAAAACTGTGCCTTGCATCATCTGTTATGAGAAGTGGAGACCAAAACTG GGTCTCAGTAAGCCGAGCCATCAAGCCTTTCTCTGAGTCTGGGCGCCCCCCTGACTGGTTTTCCCAGAAG CACTGTGCCTCTCAATACTCTGAGCTGCTGGAGACCACAGAGGCCCCAAA GCGTAAACgtggggagaagggagaagtgGTGGAAACTATTGAGGATGTTATTGTAAGGAGACTAACCGCTGAGAGGATAGAGGAGCTGAAGAGACtgctgagagagacacaggagaaaTACAG GAAGCTTAAAAAGGAGGTGGATCTGATCCAGAGTGGTCACCTGGACTCCCAGCTGATGGAGCTGTGGGCAGAGGTTTCCCA AAAGAAGaagcaggaagaagaggaggcagaCTTAAAGAAGAAGGCAACAGAAACAGCCTATCAGG CTCGCCAGGCAGTGAAGAACACCCCCAAGCGGGTGCCCAGCGTGACGGTGCGCTCCCCCCTGGGGGCCAGCCCCGCCAGCCTGGAGGGCGCCCAGGTCGACGCCCCTGCACCCCCCATGGACACAGCCACGCCCTCCACCGAGGACACCTCAGCTAATAGCGTG GCCCAGGTTGTAGGTGTGTTCCTGCCTGCTTCCGAGACTCCAGCGGCAGGGCCTAAAGAGGGAAGCTTGGGGCCTCTGGTAGACGACTCCCCACAGAAGAGGCTTCTCAGTCAGAAGTCCACCccgccaccctcccccctcctctctgagtTGCTGAAGAAAGGCAGCCTAATATCTTCTAGTCCGAGATTG GTGGTCGATGGAGAAGCTGGAGCTGGATTGGCTAATGGAGTTCCAGCTGCCATTGCTGCTATCCCCGCAG AACCAGGAGTTGAGGCTGTAAAGGTGGGGCCAGAGCTTGGCGAGGAGGCGGGGCTTGTAGAGGAAGATTTGGTGTCCGTCTCCTACATGGGGGACGAGCTTGACCTGGAGACAGTGGGGGACATCATCGCCATCATTGAGGAGAag GTGGATGACTCTGTGGAGGCTCTGGACGCGGCGGCGGTGGaggccgctctctccctctgtgaagAGGCCGTCTCTGGGGGACACTCCCTCTCCGGCCCCTGGGAGTCCCAGGAGGCGTCAGAGCCGGGGGCCACAGTACAAGCAGATCCCATTCAGGAGCTTCAGGACGGGGATACAACAGAAGCTAACCCCGGGGGGATGGAGCCTCAGGGACAAACGGAGGCAGAAACTGAACAGGAGcagccagaggaggagaggggggatgagggggttgAAAGCCAGGAAGTTGGGGGCACTGATGGTGTCACTCCCTCTGTTGCCCTTGACAACAGCCCGGCAGGAAATGAGgtcacagaggatgaggttacCGGAGAGGAAGGGACACTGTGCGCCACTGTGAAAAGTGAAGGTGAAGAGTGGACACAGCCGGAACCCCCTTGTCTAG ACTCAGAGGATAGTTCTATCTCGGGAAAGGAGTCCAAG gagGTGAAGGATGAGGACGCAGGAAGCGATGGAGATCCCGACGAAGGCATGGAACTGAAGGAGGaactaggagagggggaggggcactaCCTGTCAGAAGTGGAGCCAGCAGCCAGTGAGAGCGAGGACGGCTATGGCCTCTCCTCCCAGCGCTACACCACAGCCGATTCGCTGGCCAGCAGCCCCGCCTCCTCTCAGTT TTCTATATGTGGGGAGGACCAGGAGGCTGTCCAGGCTCAGAAGATCTGGAAGAAAGCCATCATGCTGGTGTGGAGAGCAGCGGCCAATCACAG ATACGCCAGTGTGTTCCTGCAGCCTGTGTCCGACGACATCGCCCCCGGTTACCACAGTATCGTACACAG GCCCATGGACCTGTCGGCCATCAAGAAAAGCATAGAGTCTGGTCAGATCCGCACCACGGCCGAGTTCCAGCGCGACATCATGCTGATGttccagaacgccgtcatgtaCAACAGCTCGGACCACGACGTGTTCCACATGGCGCTGGAGATGCAGCGCGACGTCCTGGAGCACGTGCAGCAGTTCCTCGCCACGCAGCTCATCATGCAGACCTCCGAGTCGGCCGTCAGCACCAAGAGCCTGCGGGGCCGCGAGGGGGGCCGCAAGCCCGGGGAGCCTGTCGAGAAG GACAGTGTCCCAATGGCTTCTCccgctttccttctctctctctttgtaagtattcaggtcaaaggtcaaacgtCACCAGGTCAAGTCACGCGCATACTCTGTTTCAACgtctctgttacacacacagacaggcttccaatacacgtacacacgcacacacacactaactcacccGTGTTTacatcagtcacacacactaaatacatccaccctctcctccgacATGCTCTGAACACTCTTAACACTCGTCACCCAAGTCGTGGACCTTCAGTAACCGTTTCTGGAACAGACCCATTCTggttatgtatgtttgtgtgtgtaaggtgtgtgtgtacgtttgcgTGTGGTTCCTCATTTTCCTTCTCGTGTACCCAGTGGTTCTCCTGGACGTGA
- the brd8b gene encoding bromodomain-containing protein 8 isoform X5: MASGVGKHKMQAVGPKEPWSVREKLCLASSVMRSGDQNWVSVSRAIKPFSESGRPPDWFSQKHCASQYSELLETTEAPKRKRGEKGEVVETIEDVIVRRLTAERIEELKRLLRETQEKYRKLKKEVDLIQSGHLDSQLMELWAEVSQKKKQEEEEADLKKKATETAYQARQAVKNTPKRVPSVTVRSPLGASPASLEGAQVDAPAPPMDTATPSTEDTSANSVAQVVGVFLPASETPAAGPKEGSLGPLVDDSPQKRLLSQKSTPPPSPLLSELLKKGSLISSSPRLVVDGEAGAGLANGVPAAIAAIPADTSSLSRPMESLVPPTTVAPPPPLASPVPPSSEPGVEAVKVGPELGEEAGLVEEDLVSVSYMGDELDLETVGDIIAIIEEKVDDSVEALDAAAVEAALSLCEEAVSGGHSLSGPWESQEASEPGATVQADPIQELQDGDTTEANPGGMEPQGQTEAETEQEQPEEERGDEGVESQEVGGTDGVTPSVALDNSPAGNEVTEDEVTGEEGTLCATVKSEGEEWTQPEPPCLDSEDSSISGKESKEVKDEDAGSDGDPDEGMELKEELGEGEGHYLSEVEPAASESEDGYGLSSQRYTTADSLASSPASSQFSICGEDQEAVQAQKIWKKAIMLVWRAAANHRYASVFLQPVSDDIAPGYHSIVHRPMDLSAIKKSIESGQIRTTAEFQRDIMLMFQNAVMYNSSDHDVFHMALEMQRDVLEHVQQFLATQLIMQTSESAVSTKSLRGREGGRKPGEPVEKDGGTRGRRSAIEADLKMKK, from the exons ATGGCGAGCGGAGTCGGGA AACACAAGATGCAGGCGGTTGGGCCGAAAGAACCATGGTCAGTGAGAGAAAAACTGTGCCTTGCATCATCTGTTATGAGAAGTGGAGACCAAAACTG GGTCTCAGTAAGCCGAGCCATCAAGCCTTTCTCTGAGTCTGGGCGCCCCCCTGACTGGTTTTCCCAGAAG CACTGTGCCTCTCAATACTCTGAGCTGCTGGAGACCACAGAGGCCCCAAA GCGTAAACgtggggagaagggagaagtgGTGGAAACTATTGAGGATGTTATTGTAAGGAGACTAACCGCTGAGAGGATAGAGGAGCTGAAGAGACtgctgagagagacacaggagaaaTACAG GAAGCTTAAAAAGGAGGTGGATCTGATCCAGAGTGGTCACCTGGACTCCCAGCTGATGGAGCTGTGGGCAGAGGTTTCCCA AAAGAAGaagcaggaagaagaggaggcagaCTTAAAGAAGAAGGCAACAGAAACAGCCTATCAGG CTCGCCAGGCAGTGAAGAACACCCCCAAGCGGGTGCCCAGCGTGACGGTGCGCTCCCCCCTGGGGGCCAGCCCCGCCAGCCTGGAGGGCGCCCAGGTCGACGCCCCTGCACCCCCCATGGACACAGCCACGCCCTCCACCGAGGACACCTCAGCTAATAGCGTG GCCCAGGTTGTAGGTGTGTTCCTGCCTGCTTCCGAGACTCCAGCGGCAGGGCCTAAAGAGGGAAGCTTGGGGCCTCTGGTAGACGACTCCCCACAGAAGAGGCTTCTCAGTCAGAAGTCCACCccgccaccctcccccctcctctctgagtTGCTGAAGAAAGGCAGCCTAATATCTTCTAGTCCGAGATTG GTGGTCGATGGAGAAGCTGGAGCTGGATTGGCTAATGGAGTTCCAGCTGCCATTGCTGCTATCCCCGCAG atACGTCTTCCTTGTCTCGTCCAATGGAAAGTCTTGTTCCCCCCACCACtgttgctcctccccctcccctggccaGCCCTGTTCCACCCAGCTCAG AACCAGGAGTTGAGGCTGTAAAGGTGGGGCCAGAGCTTGGCGAGGAGGCGGGGCTTGTAGAGGAAGATTTGGTGTCCGTCTCCTACATGGGGGACGAGCTTGACCTGGAGACAGTGGGGGACATCATCGCCATCATTGAGGAGAag GTGGATGACTCTGTGGAGGCTCTGGACGCGGCGGCGGTGGaggccgctctctccctctgtgaagAGGCCGTCTCTGGGGGACACTCCCTCTCCGGCCCCTGGGAGTCCCAGGAGGCGTCAGAGCCGGGGGCCACAGTACAAGCAGATCCCATTCAGGAGCTTCAGGACGGGGATACAACAGAAGCTAACCCCGGGGGGATGGAGCCTCAGGGACAAACGGAGGCAGAAACTGAACAGGAGcagccagaggaggagaggggggatgagggggttgAAAGCCAGGAAGTTGGGGGCACTGATGGTGTCACTCCCTCTGTTGCCCTTGACAACAGCCCGGCAGGAAATGAGgtcacagaggatgaggttacCGGAGAGGAAGGGACACTGTGCGCCACTGTGAAAAGTGAAGGTGAAGAGTGGACACAGCCGGAACCCCCTTGTCTAG ACTCAGAGGATAGTTCTATCTCGGGAAAGGAGTCCAAG gagGTGAAGGATGAGGACGCAGGAAGCGATGGAGATCCCGACGAAGGCATGGAACTGAAGGAGGaactaggagagggggaggggcactaCCTGTCAGAAGTGGAGCCAGCAGCCAGTGAGAGCGAGGACGGCTATGGCCTCTCCTCCCAGCGCTACACCACAGCCGATTCGCTGGCCAGCAGCCCCGCCTCCTCTCAGTT TTCTATATGTGGGGAGGACCAGGAGGCTGTCCAGGCTCAGAAGATCTGGAAGAAAGCCATCATGCTGGTGTGGAGAGCAGCGGCCAATCACAG ATACGCCAGTGTGTTCCTGCAGCCTGTGTCCGACGACATCGCCCCCGGTTACCACAGTATCGTACACAG GCCCATGGACCTGTCGGCCATCAAGAAAAGCATAGAGTCTGGTCAGATCCGCACCACGGCCGAGTTCCAGCGCGACATCATGCTGATGttccagaacgccgtcatgtaCAACAGCTCGGACCACGACGTGTTCCACATGGCGCTGGAGATGCAGCGCGACGTCCTGGAGCACGTGCAGCAGTTCCTCGCCACGCAGCTCATCATGCAGACCTCCGAGTCGGCCGTCAGCACCAAGAGCCTGCGGGGCCGCGAGGGGGGCCGCAAGCCCGGGGAGCCTGTCGAGAAG GACGGGGGCACCAGGGGGCGCCGTTCTGCCATCGAAGCTGACCTCAAGATGAAGAAATAA